From a single Eubalaena glacialis isolate mEubGla1 chromosome 15, mEubGla1.1.hap2.+ XY, whole genome shotgun sequence genomic region:
- the LOC133075494 gene encoding ATP synthase F(0) complex subunit C1, mitochondrial-like: MQTTGALLIPPALICSCTSGLSRPVSASFLRRPEIPSEQPSYSSVPLQVARREFQTSVVSRDIDTAAKFIGAGAATVGVAGSGAGIGTVFGSLITGYARNLSLKQQLFSYAILGFALSEAMGLFCLMVAFLILFAM; this comes from the coding sequence ATGCAGACCACCGGGGCACTACTCATTCCTCCTGCTCTGATCTGCTCTTGTACCAGTGGTCTGAGTAGGCCTGTGTCTGCCTCCTTCCTGAGGAGGCCAGAGATCCCATCTGAACAGCCTTCCTACAGCAGTGTCCCACTCCAGGTGGCCAGGCGGGAGTTCCAGACCAGTGTTGTCTCCCGGGACATTGACACAGCGGCCAAGTTTATTGGTGCTGGGGCTGCCACAGTTGGTGTGGCTGGTTCAGGGGCCGGCATTGGAACAGTGTTTGGCAGTTTGATCACTGGCTATGCCAGGAACCTGTCTCTGAAGCAGCAGCTCTTCTCCTATGCCATTCTGGGCTTTGCCCTGTCTGAGGCTATGGGACTCTTCTGTTTGATGGTAGCCTTCCTCATCCTCTTTGCCATGTGA